A portion of the Capra hircus breed San Clemente chromosome 24, ASM170441v1, whole genome shotgun sequence genome contains these proteins:
- the LOC102182462 gene encoding olfactory receptor 5L2-like has protein sequence MDKENCTAVTGFILLGFSDAPELRVFLFLLFLSIYGVTVWGNLGMIALIQVSSGLHTPMYFFLSHLSFVDFCYSTTITPKMPANILKEDRAISFLECTVQFYLFCTFGVTEVVLLAVMAYDRFVAICDPLLYMVTMSRNLCVELVSCCYLSGTLCSVIRLCLALQIPSYRSNVINHFFCDLPPLLSLACSDVTVNQLVLYIVATFNEVITIVVILTSYLFILITILRMHSAEGRCKAFSTCASHLAAIAVLQGTILFIYCRPHSGNSMDTDKVATVFYTVVIPMVNPLVDSLRNKDLQEALRKVVSSKIFS, from the coding sequence ATGGACAAGGAAAACTGCACTGCTGTGACAGGCTTCATCCTCCTTGGATTCTCAGATGCCCCTGAGCTCAGAGTCTTCCTCTTCCTGCTGTTTCTttccatctatggagtcacagttTGGGGAAACCTGGGCATGATTGCTCTCATTCAGGTCAGCTCTGGACTCCACACtcccatgtactttttcctcagCCACTTGTCCTTTGTGGATTTCTGTTACTCTACTACCATCACGCCGAAGATGCCAGCTAACATCTTAAAAGAAGACAGAGCCATTTCCTTCCTGGAATGCACTGTGCAATTCTACCTGTTTTGCACATTTGGGGTAACTGAGGTCGTTCTGCTGgcagtgatggcctatgaccgctttgTGGCCATCTGTGACCCACTGCTCTACATGGTCACCATGTCCCGAAATCTCTGCGTAGAGTTGGTGTCTTGTTGCTATCTCAGTGGTACTCTATGTTCTGTGATTCGCTTGTGTTTAGCTCTTCAGATCCCATCCTACAGATCAAATGTGATCAACCATTTCTTTTGTGATCTTCCCCCTCTCTTGTCTCTTGCTTGCTCTGATGTTACTGTGAATCAATTGGTGCTATACATTGTGGCCACATTCAATGAGGTTATCACCATTGTGGTCATCCTCACGTCCTACCTGTTTATTCTCATCACCATCCTGAGGATGCACTCAGCAGAGGGAAGGTGCAAAGCCTTTTCCACCTGTGCCTCCCACCTCGCTGCCATCGCTGTCTTACAGGGAACAATCCTTTTCATTTATTGCCGGCCCCACTCTGGCAACAGCATGGATACTGACAAAGTGGCCACAGTGTTCTACACTGTAGTGATCCCCATGGTGAACCCCCTGGTTGATAGTCTGAGGAACAAGGATTTGCAAGAAGCTCTCAGAAAAGTGGTGAGCTCCAAAATATTTTCCTAG